A single genomic interval of Corylus avellana chromosome ca10, CavTom2PMs-1.0 harbors:
- the LOC132163939 gene encoding uncharacterized protein C24B11.05 — MENEDQYQQALKPKYECLLFDLDDTLYPFSSGLSVEVTKNIREYMLKKLGIEEKKVPELCVSLYKDYGTTMAGLRAIGYNFEYDDFHSYVHGRLPYNLLKPDPVLRSLLLSLPVQKVIFTNADKAHAARVLSKLGLEDCFEGIICFETLNSNNKEGNVVPTEEDDAELGDTRPSTISSTEAFDIDEYMSQPKASLVLPKTPVVCKPFEDAYEEVFKIANINPQRTLFFDDSIRNIQTGKRVGLHTVLVGTSHRSQGADYALESIHNIKEALPELWEGEEKSENIGYAAKVAIETYVKA; from the exons ATGGAAAACGAGGATCAGTACCAACAAGCTCTAAAGCCGAAGTATGAGTGTCTTCTATTTG ATCTGGATGACACTCTTTATCCTTTTAGTTCTGGTTTGTCGGTAGAAGTCACCAAGAATATTCGAG AATATATGCTTAAAAAACTTGGCATAGAGGAGAAGAAGGTCCCTGAGTTATGTGTTTCCTTGTACAAGGATTATGGGACGACGATGGCTGGTCTCAGG GCTATTGGCTATAACTTTGAATATGATGACTTCCATAG TTATGTTCATGGGAGATTGCCCTACAACTTGCTAAAACCTGACCCTGTGCTGAGGAGTCTTTTGCTTAGCCTGCCTGTTCAGAAAGTT ATTTTTACGAATGCAGACAAGGCCCACGCTGCTAGAGTGCTTAGCAAGCTTGGATTGGAGGACTGCTTTGAAGGGATTATATGCTTTGAAACTCTAAATTCAAACAACAAAGAAGGGAATGTCGTTCCTACAGAAGAGGATGACGCAGAATTGGGAGACACAAGACCAAGTACCATTTCAAGCACTGAAGCTTTTGACATTGACGAGTATATGAGTCAACCTAAAGCTAGTTTGGTACTTCCAAAGACCCCAGTTGTCTGCAAACCATTTGAGGATGCATATGAAGAAGTTTTCAAGATAGCCAACATCAACCCTCAAAGAACA TTGTTCTTTGATGATAGCATCCGTAATATACAGACTGGGAAACGCGTGGGTCTTCACACTGTGTTG GTCGGCACTTCTCACCGGAGTCAAGGCGCGGATTATGCACTGGAGAGCATACATAATATCAAGGAAGCGTTGCCGGAGCTCTGGGAAGGTGAAGAGAAGTCTGAGAACATTGGGTATGCTGCGAAGGTTGCAATTGAGACATATGTGAAGGCTTAG
- the LOC132163734 gene encoding suppressor of disruption of TFIIS-like: protein MEYKEEYQQALAPQYECLLFDVDDTLYPLSSGLSKACTKNIEEYMVQKLGIEEEKVPEMNRMLYKNYGTTMAGLKAIGYDFDNDDYHRFVHGRLPYDALKPDHVLRSLLLSMPFRKVIFSNADKGHVAKALSRLGLEDCFDLVISFETLNPTTNENDNAYDNVVHIPCQPNSTSELPMSPVICKPFENAFIQAFKAGSINPQRTLFFDDSIRNIQCGKRMGLHTVHVGTSHRGNGVDYALESIHNIREALPVLWEAINEESGSIEYPRKMAIETSVKA from the exons ATGGAATACAAGGAGGAGTACCAGCAGGCTCTAGCGCCCCAGTACGAGTGTCTTCTCTTTG ATGTTGATGACACCCTTTATCCCCTGAGCTCTGGTCTGTCCAAAGCATGCACAAAGAATATTGAAG AGTATATGGTTCAAAAGCTTGGgatagaagaagagaaagtccCTGAGATGAATCGTATGTTATACAAGAATTATGGAACAACAATGGCGGGTCTTAAG GCAATTGGCTACGACTTTGACAATGATGACTATCATAG ATTTGTTCATGGGAGATTGCCCTATGATGCACTAAAACCTGACCATGTTCTGAGGAGTCTGTTGCTTAGCATGCCTTTTAGGAAAGTT ATTTTCTCAAATGCGGATAAGGGGCATGTTGCCAAAGCTCTTAGCAGGCTTGGATTGGAAGACTGCTTCGATCTGGTTATAAGCTTTGAGACTCTGAATCCGACCACCAACGAGAATGATAATGCCTATGATAACGTTGTTCACATTCCTTGTCAACCCAATTCTACCTCGGAGCTTCCCATGTCTCCAGTCATTTGCAAACCATTTGAAAATGCATTTATACAAGCATTCAAGGCAGGCAGCATCAATCCTCAAAGAACA CTTTTCTTCGATGATAGTATCCGAAATATACAATGTGGGAAGCGTATGGGGCTTCACACAGTGCAT GTGGGCACATCTCATCGTGGAAATGGTGTAGATTATGCTTTAGAGAGCATCCACAATATTAGAGAAGCATTGCCGGTGCTATGGGAAGCCATTAATGAAGAGTCAGGAAGCATAGAGTATCCAAGGAAGATGGCAATTGAGACTTCAGTGAAAGCCTAG